One genomic window of Sulfurovum lithotrophicum includes the following:
- the murA gene encoding UDP-N-acetylglucosamine 1-carboxyvinyltransferase: protein MQYLEIRGGKNLRGSVTISGAKNAALPVIAATILSDKEVTLTNLPDVVDIRTLLKLLTMLGGKVEHEGTIAKIDNGSINSHKAVYEIVSQMRASILVLGPLLTRFGECEVSLPGGCAIGQRPIDLHLKALEAMGAQITIESGYVHAVAPKGLHGAKIIFDKITVGGTENIIMAAALAKGTTTIINAAKEPEIVQLCKMIADAGVKIEGIGTNELIIEGTDGIPLTFKPVEIIPDRIEAGTYLCAGAITKSEITLKKVNAEHIRASIDKLENMGFTFDIDDDSITIHPAALIKPVSLITTEYPGFPTDMQAQFMAVAVVAEGESLIEERLFENRFMHVSELNRLGADIWLKGSVAAVKGVKTLHGADVMATDLRASSALVLAGLVAEGTTNVRRIYHLDRGYDNLEGKLAALGADIVRKQAEA, encoded by the coding sequence GTGCAGTACTTGGAAATAAGAGGCGGAAAAAACCTAAGGGGCAGCGTAACGATAAGCGGTGCAAAAAATGCGGCACTTCCCGTGATTGCAGCAACGATCCTGAGTGACAAAGAGGTCACGTTGACCAATCTCCCTGATGTAGTAGATATCCGTACCCTGCTCAAACTCCTTACGATGCTTGGCGGCAAAGTCGAACATGAAGGTACCATTGCCAAGATAGACAACGGAAGTATCAATTCACATAAAGCAGTCTATGAGATCGTTTCTCAAATGAGAGCTTCTATCCTGGTATTAGGTCCTCTCCTCACCCGCTTTGGCGAGTGTGAAGTCTCTCTGCCCGGAGGGTGCGCCATTGGACAGCGCCCTATAGACCTTCATCTAAAAGCGCTTGAAGCCATGGGGGCCCAGATCACAATAGAAAGCGGTTATGTCCATGCCGTTGCGCCCAAGGGACTGCACGGAGCAAAGATAATCTTTGACAAGATCACAGTAGGCGGGACGGAAAACATCATTATGGCCGCAGCTCTTGCGAAAGGAACGACCACTATCATCAATGCAGCCAAAGAACCCGAGATCGTACAGTTGTGCAAAATGATCGCAGATGCCGGAGTGAAAATAGAAGGCATCGGTACTAATGAGCTCATCATTGAGGGAACAGACGGTATACCACTTACCTTTAAGCCAGTCGAGATCATTCCTGACCGGATCGAAGCAGGGACTTATCTCTGTGCCGGTGCCATTACCAAGTCTGAGATCACCCTGAAAAAGGTCAATGCAGAGCATATACGTGCCTCAATAGACAAGCTTGAGAATATGGGATTCACTTTTGATATTGACGATGACAGTATCACTATTCATCCTGCAGCTCTTATCAAGCCCGTCAGTCTCATCACGACAGAGTATCCCGGTTTCCCTACCGATATGCAGGCGCAGTTCATGGCAGTTGCTGTCGTAGCAGAGGGTGAGAGCCTGATAGAAGAGCGTCTTTTTGAAAACCGTTTCATGCATGTGAGCGAACTCAACCGTCTGGGGGCCGACATCTGGCTCAAAGGGAGTGTTGCTGCGGTAAAGGGGGTCAAAACGCTTCATGGTGCGGATGTCATGGCAACTGATCTGCGGGCCAGTTCCGCCCTGGTACTTGCCGGGCTTGTGGCAGAGGGAACGACCAATGTCCGCCGTATCTACCATTTGGATCGTGGATATGATAACCTTGAGGGGAAACTCGCTGCGCTCGGTGCCGATATCGTCAGAAAACAGGCAGAAGCGTAG
- a CDS encoding CYTH domain-containing protein: MPKEIERKFLVNPELLPVLENPHVIRQGYIPTQGTATVRIRISNNKAFLTLKGRATGLTRSEFEYPVPLEDAEKMLQELCVPPLIEKKRYLILYRGHTWELDLFEGDNAGLIVAEIELDDENEAFEKPPWVSQEVSFDPRYRNANLITHPYSRW, from the coding sequence ATGCCTAAAGAGATCGAGCGTAAATTCCTAGTCAATCCGGAACTGCTCCCTGTTCTTGAAAATCCCCATGTGATCAGACAGGGCTATATCCCCACACAGGGGACTGCTACCGTCCGTATACGCATCAGTAACAACAAAGCCTTTCTGACGCTCAAAGGCAGGGCAACCGGCCTGACGCGTTCTGAGTTCGAATACCCGGTTCCATTGGAAGATGCGGAAAAAATGCTTCAGGAGCTTTGTGTCCCTCCCCTGATAGAGAAAAAACGTTACCTTATCCTCTACAGGGGTCATACCTGGGAGCTTGATCTCTTCGAAGGGGATAATGCAGGTCTCATCGTGGCTGAGATAGAACTGGACGATGAAAATGAAGCCTTTGAAAAGCCACCATGGGTCTCGCAGGAAGTTTCATTCGACCCGCGATACCGTAATGCCAATCTCATTACCCATCCCTATTCCAGGTGGTAA